Genomic segment of Citrus sinensis cultivar Valencia sweet orange chromosome 7, DVS_A1.0, whole genome shotgun sequence:
AATTTTGTTTGCTGTCTTATTCATATTTTTGGATCAGGCTACGGTGCAACAGtggcaccgtgccacagttgcacctagCCGTTGGATGCAGTTGGATGTCAGTGGATCCCACCAATCCAACTGCATCCAACGGCTAGGGGCAACAGtggcaccgtgccacagttgcacctaaGGGGAATCCcatatttttactaataacATCCTAATGGAGAGCGTGTATATTATTGCTAGGATTATTACTTTATACAAAATACGCCAGGACCAGCAGAAAGGATCTCGGGTGCCATCATCTTTCCAATGTTTAGGAGCCACTTAGCCAATAAACTATTATCTGGATTTGTTGCCTAGGGCTTTTTAATGGGGCCTTCATTGGAAAGATGATGGTACCCgattgggttgggttgggttggcCCAGCAATCAGATGGAGTTGGCTTTTTCACGTTGTCTCTTCATTCTTCAGTGGCCCAATCCTTGAGTAAAATAAAGCTAAAtatgaaaagtgaaaatttGAAGCTGCGAGTCAAAAATCGAATTGTCAGATGATGAAGTGGTGGTGTCAGTAGATCTTTTCGGGACCCAGAAAACGAAATGAATTCGATAGTTTGTGGATTCGATTATCAGAAAGCTAAAGACTATCCCATCTCATATCGCTCCAAGtattacaaaacaaaatttggtACCAGATTCTGAAACTACTACTGAGATATAATTATAACGGCATGATGTGCTTGGAGCGATTGTAAAGATTTCAGATTTAAGGGATTCCTATTCATGAGGCAGAATGTGGACGAATCCATAATTACGAGTCAAAGGTGCCAGGCCAGTTGGAGCAacgttaattaattatcctGCGTCTTCAAGAGATTCCTCTGATTCTTCTGAAAGGTTTAGTTTCATTTTGGATGGTTGTAAAGCAACGGTCACCGCAACTTGTCCAATCTTTGCAACTGTATATCCAGCAGCCAGCTAGCACGCGTTTATGATTAACAGAAAAAGTTACAGAATAGTTCAGAATGAATGATTCAGAGTAacagttaaaaataatgattaatcAACGTAGAGTAGAAGCAATGGCGAGTTGGCCATGCGTACATATATCGAATGAATATACATAACCAGGCGGGATTCCGAAAATTATAGAGCAGGCCAAGCATACATGTTTATTCTTTGTTCCGGTTTTCgcttcttaattatttgactGAGGACACACCAATGGACAAATCACTCGTATTCTGAATAACTTATCACGTTGACCATTTGAAAGTACTGTATGTAGTTATGATTCTTGATTTTGACTTTGCAgctaaattaaatgaatttggatGTTTTACACGTACGACATGTCTTCGATTTCAAAccttattaatattaaaattcattcTTAGACGTGGGCTGGCCAATGCCAATCTAACTGCCTGCTCGTAGTGCTAGTGGCTCTAATCTAAATAATTCGTAACAATGTGAGCTGAGTTGCCCAAGTAATGTGCGAACGAACCCACACATCATAAGAACCCAATTGATCAACCTGTACCTGCATGAATAATGATCCCTCCTCCGAACAACTACAAACGAGTATTAGGACTAGGTGATACTTAATATACAGAGGACTAAATCtatattcaaacaaaaaaggcACTCGATTTGCCCAATTTCAACATCACAACAGGTAGATTAGCTAGTTGCTTGAGTTTGTCCAATTCCCATGCCAAATAATCTTCGTCACACTTGTATTTATGAGATATTTATCGTGGAGTTGTCTTTTagcatttttaattatatagtgTTGACAAACTATATATTCCCTTTACAATGATcaaatttaaactaaaaagTGTGTATTGTGTTGTGCCATagcataatataaaatgaagaatgataaaaaagcttcattttctcaattttaagatagattaaaacttgaaaaaagaTATCAACATTGGCGGTGAAGTTGGTGCAGATGAATCAATGGGAGAGCTCTTCAATTTGGTTTTAGTAATTTACTAAACATGATTAAATATGCTTgtgttaaatataattttaactaacACATTCCATTTTCTCTTAATTACTTTTGCCCAATGATGAAGTGAAATCATATAAGACAATATATAAAATGCTTATTAGTGCTAGGATTTGTGTCCTTGCCAGTTGGCCATTAGATGACGCCATGGATGTTTCTACTTTCTATCTTTGTGAATACAAAAGGGTATATGACAAGTtgatcaagaaaaatattaaaaagtaaatatattttttcttctttttcatttccatATAATCAGCTTATCatacttttgtttcttcatgtaCTTGAAATACAACACCTTTTACCTTAAATATGTCGTTAGAAGAAAGTATCTGCACACCAAAATCAATACATATTTGACTGGACATTAATTAGAATAAGGCTAACCTATCTAATTTCGAACCTAGAAcgcaatataatataattatgctAATAATTAAGCAGACATAAAACCTTGATCATCCTCTAATTTTGATATCCATATTAACAGACTAAAAGCTTCATCAATTATtcacttaattaattgattaataataattaagcttTATTTATGCAGCAACTGCTTTATCCTGTATGTTAGTACTTTTGACGTGTATCGGACATCCGCTCTTTAATCTTGCAAACATTGCCCACTTGTCAATACTTGAATCCGAATCAATCATCTCCCAtctgaagaaagaaattttcatatataaacGTTCATGATTAATCTCAGCAATTAATTGCCAAACTGCTTATAATTAACGAGATTAAAAAGACTTTAAACTCACTTATAAGTTGTGATAAGCCGGTGAAGAAAAACAAGCATCATAGCTTTAGCCATGTGCATTCCTAAACATGCCCTGCCCCCCATGCTAAAAGGTATGGATCCATATGGTTTTGACTCATCTCCCTGTGACCGCAGGAATAATAACAAGTAATTTGATTACTCAATTTTGCATTAATTTCTAATTCATTCAGAATTCGTTTAtattaattcaaaacaatCACTTACATCAAATCTTGAAGGATTGAACTTGTAGGGATTGCTGTGGACCGTGGAATCAAGGTGTATTGATTTAGCATCAATATTCACACTCCACCCAGCCTTTATCACGTAGCCTGACAAATACAAACAATTGGAATTCAAATAAACTTCAAGTATACAAGATAATCGTTAATTAATCGCCCTTAATTTATTGCTGTTGATAATCAAACAAACCTTCTATTTCACAGTCATGGATCACTAATCTTGGATACCATGCCACTATAGAGGCCATTCTCAGAGATTCTTTAACTACCTGTTAGATAATTACCATTTTTACTAATTCTTGTTAAATTTCAAagtaattaaagaaatcaacTTAAAAGTGAAagtaattaactaataatttctGTGCGATCAAATATGATATACCTTGGAAGCATATGGCATTCTGTTAAGATCTTCCAGGGTGAGAAGTGATTTTTTGGTTCTTTCCATGAGCGGAAAATGTTCTGCCTGCTTCAGTCAACTTTAATTGAATGGACATAGGAAAATGaacgaataaataaaatagtgaatgaaaatgatgattgGCAGAATAATACCTTGAGTTTGTCTAGGACCTCTTCATTTTCGGACAGGTACTTGACCATCCAAGTGATTGCACTTGCTGTGGTATCTTGACCTGCAgccaattatttgtttatactACGAATAATTTATGacaacattttatattttctttttccttttttggtgTAGACAACATTGAATTTTTGTAAGTTCTGATCACCTGCAATGATCATGGTCAAAATATTATCTTGGATCTCTTCATCCGTTAACTTTTTTGGGGTTTCgctagaagaagaagacaaagAAGCTCTATCTTTGTCAACAGCATCCTCTGCCAAAAGGCACTGTAAAAAATCTTCGTGAGTTTCCAAGCCTTTTCTTCTAATGTTAATCATCTTCTCCAATGTTCtcataattctttttcttgcctgaaatcatcatcatttaaagaaacaacaaaGTGATAATTAATTCAGTTATCATCACCCTGATACATGTTAAGTAGTAACAATTTATATTACCTTAACTCCTCTGTAAAATTTGGTCCACGGTAACTTCAAAGGGAATGCAAGCATGGCATCATAAACTCGAGTCACATCATTTTCAAGCATCTCTAGTTCTTTTCCACTCTCTAAACTCAACAATATCTTGCACATTGCTTTAAATGTTACCTACACAAAATGTACAgtaatactaattaaaataataataaaaaacccATTAACGTAcgtatttataataatacaaataattataaaaaaataatataacctTTAGTGCTTCTCTGAGAACGACAACGGTGGCTGCTTTGTGTTCCCAGTCACTAAGATTTTCCAAAACAAGTTGATCAAACTGTTTAGTGAAAATTGATAAAGAACTCAAGGAGAACAAGTTAGCAAGACGACTGCGTATCAATTTGTGCCGTTGGGTCGAAGCACAGAGCACACTATTATCGCCTACGATCTCTCCCACTGACTTAATGTATCTCTTCGTAAAATTCTCCCCTTCATTATTTAGTATAATCTTTGCTGCCCCCGTGCTTGAAAAAAACACATTAGTTGTCGCAAATATGTTGGTCCTGAAGCAATCCCCATACCTGCACCGCCCACAATTCAGTTTAATTTCTCTCATTCCGTCGAGGTCACATCCAAACATtgattaataaacaaatatgtaCATGTACATGTAGTATTGATGAAGCGATGCATGCATGAACAGATGAAATATACGTACTTGAGATGACGaacttgtataaattgatagAAGCCTTGGCTACTATTAATGGCAGCCATGAACTGCAAGGTCTCTCCAATCAACGGTAGTCCTTCACTGCCCGGAGGAATAGAAACCGTTGATCTACCCCGTAGCATCTTCTTTGTATTCATTATGATCAAAATAATCACGATGCCAATTACGAAAACAATGTACccataaagaaaaagagtctcatccatttttctttctcttttttttttctgtattatttaattaattaacgaACTGACTAGAACTAAGTAGCGTGGgtgataaagaaaatatactATATGTTATCACATATTactgaatattttatttatagagttaatTAATGTGTGCATACATGTATTTGAACGGTGGCATGAAATCAGGAAGTGACACGTGAACGGTGTGCGAAATGCTGCTAGTATCTGTGCCAGCAAGCTTCTGTAATGTGTTCCCCACTTGTTTTTAAAAGTGGGGCATGATGAATATAGGGACGTAAGTGTTTCCATTGATAATGGTGGAGAATCATAATCAtgtgattttgaatttaaaggTGTGAGTGATTCACACGCAATGATAATGGAGCTAAAACTTGTGATTAGATTTCGAGATATGCTGATTAGAGCACAGTCACAGGTAAGTGCAACGGAGTCCTCGTTGGTATTGGGCTATGGGTTCACTTTCATCAGCTAACTTTAGTTTTGGGCCAACGTTAATGGCCTCGTTCCGTATTTGTAGAAAAAATGTTCAGTTGAACCCACTTTTCATCTTCGTAATCCTGTTTTATACCTTTCGAATGAAGAGGAGGGGCCGAGGGGggcaacaaaaacaaaaaaaaagatgtacTGATACATTCCAAGATGTTACTATAAGAACCCTAGACGGCGCTAGAGCTTTGCTTAGAGACGGTATCGCTTCTAAACTAACAGGGGATCCAAAGGACGTGCTTATTTTCATTAGGTTGGGGGACAAAGATGATcggtttttaatttgtaaaaagtTTGAGTTAAAGTGGATTAGACACCAATATCCTCAAAAGTTGCCGAAAATGCACGGATAATGGATTTGATCAAGTTAGTGTGGGGGGCAGGGGCAGCCATCATTAGCTTGACAGAATATAAAGCATTTCACGACTCATCAACCATATTGTGTCTGTCGTGCCAATTTAGAATCCTGAAACCAAAAATACGACCGCCACGACTCACGAGGCAAATATTGACAAACACTGTCGTAGTGAGTGTGGGCAGCCAAGCATTGCCGACTACGCCTGTTTCCAAAACAAGATGCAGGCATTGCATTTTGTGTTAAAATGTTGGTGTCTTTGAAAATGTCGGGGGTGTGTTAGGATACAATTTAACTATACTCTCTGGGGTGTCTGTCTATCTATTTTCTCTTCAGGGCCATCAATAGACCTCGGGCCTTATGCAAAAGTTTAAAACTGGACCTACGTGTCAATAGGTAAGAAAACAGCACCTTTACGAAATTCTCTTCAAAACCCCACTTGCTCCCTAGCCCTGCTGGCTGGGTTAATCTCTAAGATTCTAAtcgtataaaaataaaataaaaagaaaaataaaaaaatactaacatTCTATTGATATATCattgtatttaaatattaattacctTGTAATTGTGTGTAATTTCACTATGATTTTGGCATCATTTCAACTCAAAATAAACCTAGAAACTACAATGATATCTATGAAGTCTCTAATTAcgcaaatattttgtttagaCAGTTCGTGAAAGATTGGTCCCTGAGGAAAATTATAACAAAGAATTGTTTGTTATCTATAAAGCTTAGTTTTCTCGATTTCATGTATctcacaaaaatattttgattagggaagttgtattaatttttaagattttattttaggaaaaaaaattaattaacaaaatttagttATTCAATTACATGCTATGAACATATGTAAATgagtaaataattgaattgtgggcttcttttatttgttgggGCCCTTGGTCGCATAATCAATCGAGTCGAAATTCTATCTCATTTGCTCCTTTGTAAGGGCTCCTAGCATAAAAGAATTGAATGGCGTTGTAATAGTTAAACATGTAAATAGATTCTTTCTTAGGTAACATGAACtcactcattttatttttttaatttaaatttaatgaatttaaatttaaggaGATGGTCAGTTTTCTCTATTAAAGTTAACATATAACATTTGActgtaattattttcataataccTAATACCTCCTTGGtgtcataatttataatattgcaCCTACCTTCATATACACTTTATTCatgtttattacaaattaaataaatcatataaattgaaataaaaataaaatattaaatattaaaaataagaaatatagattttgatacgaataaaagaatgaataataatattttttttatacttctattatttattacactttttttagcaaaaatatatttaactcatttagctctctctctctcttttaaaaGTTTTGGTATCAGAGATTATTGAGTATTAAAAAAAGCAATATGGTATTTATTCCCatcatcttttatttattttccttttctttttatataaacGATGATAACCATCAAATTTCAATCTCGtaaatgatgataatgattATTCATACAATCGTCACATTCTGTATTTATCCTCatcatcttttatttatttattttatcatctaTCATGGTCTTTCTTTAATCAAGTTTTTCCAAATCTTCGTTATGAATTTAtagtattttgaaaatgaagtgTACTCATACATCGATCTTTTTTCAGAGAAAAATATGTGCTTGCCGTCAAATTTGTGCGGGCGTGGCGTAATTTCTTTCAAAAGCATGCGCGTGCATGATGGATTCCTTGAGGTGGTTAATTTGTTCAGCACGGACACCATTTCAATGCGGAGATTCAGCTGCATGTTGCTTATTTTATAGAACATTGCTCTTTCccctaaattaattatttcagcCTAGTTTTTTactgacaaaaaaaaaaaaaaaagacagtaaaatttgttttataagaAGCTTCCTAGAAGTTAAATAATTGGCCAAAATAGGTAAATTAACCATCTACAATAgtattaaaacataaataatataagGGACACACTAGAGTGCCCCCTTTCTGATACATATAATTTCACCAAAATCATGTCCCCCCCCAAGGCCCCACCAGCTTGgactattaatttttctagaaAGTggttttgataaataaattaatactctcattttcattctctcGCTGTCGTTTTGTCGAactcataaataattttcaagatATCTTAACAGGCAATTTGCTAATTAAGTTGGCCTTTGAAAAAAAGTAAGGGGTGGGTGGTCCAGCTTCTTTGGACTAATGTGTTCTTTTTCTAAATGCAGTTGTAGAAGGTTTCTTCTGAttcatttccattttttccaaataaaaagacaaattgCATACACTCACACAAGTGGGGTATCAATTTGACAATTTGTAAGCGCGTGTTATTGAAAAATAGGAAAGACACGATGATATAGGCAAACAAATCAATTTCCAACttaaggtggcgtttgtttttttgtctgaaatctgaatagactcgaattagtctgaattctgaatatgTCTGAATGTctaaatctgaataatatgtttatttttttcgtctgaatctcagaaaataagtattaagttatttgtttttttcaacttaaaaaactgaaaatatatacttttacatttgtatccttattaaatttgaatgtcaaataaataatatattaaataccacaatattttaacatttataggtaaaactattttcaagtgaatacataattattttggaatttaatatataaaataccatgaatttcaaattttatcgtatatattataagaaagaaaaaacaaggatatttttatgtggggtaaatatctatgggtgagttttgggatagacatgaaaaataaattataaaacatggatatttttgacattagcaagtaattgacttaattcagatttctccattaagtaaaaagttaaaaaaattagtttattttattaagtcaaaattatctaaaaagtctcattaagttataaaaataaacacctctaattaacttaattaattaagttaaatcaCTTTAACtgattaagttaaaaaacaaacgccaccttacATGTCCCCATGATGATcttgtcttcttcttcttttttttttttttttccttctccaCTCCTGCGTCCTATTCATCTACATCTACTCTTTCTACTCCTTacaattctctctctctttttttttaataataggaACAATTTGTGACAATATTATATGGGTGAATATGATCTACAACGTTCATTTAAAAGTATTTCATGAGAGCATAGTTTACATCATATATAGGAGAATGCTAAGGTACAGACTCTGTACCTTACAGCACCCTCACAAAATGGTCGTGGGCTCCACCTGGGCCCACTTTTCATTTTGACTGTGCAAGGGTGGCTGTAAGGTGCAGAATCTGTAAGTTAGCCTCCCTCTCATATATAATATAGGTGACTAATTATATGGGTTTCAGTGTCAAGctatttattaagaaaaagtttaaGATAAAATCCAGACCGACCACATGAATTTAGCGCATCGTGATTGgaaataattaagatatacTACCATGTCCATGTCTCATGGGCCATGGGTGAgagacatatatatatatatatatatatggctgAGTGATGAttgatatatatgtatatattagcATTTAGCTCTTCTGATTGGGATCCTAGTGGTAATCTTCCATGATTGGCCACTGGACTAATAACAGCGGTTTTAATTAACTGTGCTTTTCACTTAACATCATGTTGCAAGAGCaactaaatataaaattaaaaaattaaaaaaatgaaagttttTGGACTTTCTCGGTTCTCTGCAATCTGCACGAAGCTTATCCTTACAACTTAACTTATagactaaattaaaattcgtCAACACATCTAATCATCTCCAGTTTAATTCATaccatttaattaatgaagtCGACCTGCAACTTGAAGGGCTGGGCATGCACCATTTGCAGTGCAGATCGAAGTTGATGGTGCTAGCCAGCAAGACTGTTTCAGTTTTACAGCCTTCTGTTTTTTTGATTTCTCGTCCTGAATTCTCATCATCGTAATCCGTAACTTCTAAAATCATATGTTCGCATATCCGATTAACATACATATTAACTACTTTCATATCTTTTTAACGTAAGTTTTCCGAAACAGTAAGGGCTCCACATAcaaatacaatattaaatagattcatttcatttcatttggcATAAGATTAACAAAGGCCCAGGAGAGTTAAGACAGGAGAAGATTCTAATCCACTAAAATCacaagaaagagagagagcatATTTTGAAATACCTTTGACACGAACCGCTAGTTATTACATAGTATCTTATTTTCTACTTTAACGGTGCTTTGAAGGTGTTGAAATATTAgtgtttataaatatacagATCTACTACTGGCTAGAATTAGAAAGATTACTGGTGACCTAAGCAGTACAGTGAGTCAACTCGCTACCAGCACTGATCAGTCTCCCAATTCCTTCCAGAATACCCGGAATATCCGGACACGGCGGTCAACGGtcttcttcttgtttgaaAGAGTCTCTGATCATAAACGGCGCGTTTTAGAGGATCCGATAGGGTGCTGTAAGCAGCATGAATCTTAATGAACTCGTCGGCCGTTGAGTCCTTGCCTTCAATCGCGACGACATCGGGATGTAAAGTCCTCGCCAGCCGCCGATACGCCGTTTTGATATCCTGGCTGGTGGCCCCCATCGGTATACCGAGAACCTCGTACAGAGAAGCGCACGACGCCATCCGGTGCTAAGGAGGATTCGACACCGTTGAATTAGTCCAAGTTGTGTTCTGTGCTGATGTGTATGAACAAGCTGCTGTAGCGGCTGCTGCGATTGGTAGATAGACTCCGACACGTAGCGGCGGCCGAGTGGaggtttcaaaatttgaggCAGAGTTTGAGGGACAAGGGAACTTTAGAGGAGGCGAGCATTGTACACGACGAGTCGTTGTGTTGTGACGAGACAGCCTATGGgcggatttttctttttgttccgTGTCTTTTATAAGAGTTGACGGTTTTAACTAGAGTTAAGCCTTTTGATAGGTCAAATAAATTACTcgcaataataaattaacgacaattacaataatttttgggTGCATAACAGTAGGAGGTTTTAATTTA
This window contains:
- the LOC102630489 gene encoding abscisic acid 8'-hydroxylase 4, which codes for MDETLFLYGYIVFVIGIVIILIIMNTKKMLRGRSTVSIPPGSEGLPLIGETLQFMAAINSSQGFYQFIQVRHLKYGDCFRTNIFATTNVFFSSTGAAKIILNNEGENFTKRYIKSVGEIVGDNSVLCASTQRHKLIRSRLANLFSLSSLSIFTKQFDQLVLENLSDWEHKAATVVVLREALKVTFKAMCKILLSLESGKELEMLENDVTRVYDAMLAFPLKLPWTKFYRGVKARKRIMRTLEKMINIRRKGLETHEDFLQCLLAEDAVDKDRASLSSSSSETPKKLTDEEIQDNILTMIIAGQDTTASAITWMVKYLSENEEVLDKLKAEHFPLMERTKKSLLTLEDLNRMPYASKVVKESLRMASIVAWYPRLVIHDCEIEGYVIKAGWSVNIDAKSIHLDSTVHSNPYKFNPSRFDGDESKPYGSIPFSMGGRACLGMHMAKAMMLVFLHRLITTYKWEMIDSDSSIDKWAMFARLKSGCPIHVKSTNIQDKAVAA
- the LOC107178804 gene encoding chaperone protein dnaJ 11, chloroplastic, which gives rise to MASCASLYEVLGIPMGATSQDIKTAYRRLARTLHPDVVAIEGKDSTADEFIKIHAAYSTLSDPLKRAVYDQRLFQTRRRPLTAVSGYSGYSGRNWETDQCW